The Echinicola rosea genome has a segment encoding these proteins:
- a CDS encoding tagaturonate reductase has protein sequence MKTLNRQIVDGITERPIKVLQFGEGNFLRGFVDWIIDTMNEKTDFNGDVQLVQPIQHGLGKMINDQEGLYHVQLSGIQKGEAKEETRLITCVRGVVNPYESYEAYLKLAENPDLRFVVSNTTEAGISYNPADDDREKLPSSFPGKLTALLYKRFDTFNGDKAKGLHIIPCELIDKNGAKLKEIILQYAALWQLPNGFIQWINEANTFSNTLVDRIVPGFPKETIKEIQENIGYEDNLVVKAEPFHLWVIEGPDAVKAEFPAEEAGLDVKFVKDQSPYRTRKVRILNGAHTSLVPVAYLHGLRTVRESVEDPVIGPFLNETIQGEIIPTLDLPKEELEQFANDVMDRFKNPFVKHLLSSIALNSISKFKVRVLPSLLEYVDRKGQLPPNLVRSLAALMVFYKGSYNGEATPVQDDEEIVNYFKTIWESDDVDQVANEVLKNINFWDTDLTKVEGLQAAIAEQLSQLVDKEKV, from the coding sequence ATGAAAACACTGAACAGACAAATTGTCGATGGAATTACCGAAAGACCTATAAAAGTCCTCCAATTTGGAGAGGGCAACTTCCTAAGGGGCTTTGTGGACTGGATCATCGATACCATGAACGAAAAAACTGACTTTAACGGCGACGTGCAGTTGGTACAGCCCATCCAACATGGATTGGGTAAAATGATCAATGACCAAGAAGGCCTGTACCATGTGCAGCTCAGCGGCATCCAAAAAGGCGAGGCCAAAGAGGAAACCCGCCTGATCACCTGCGTTAGAGGAGTGGTCAATCCTTATGAGAGCTATGAAGCTTACCTGAAACTGGCCGAAAACCCAGATCTCCGTTTTGTGGTATCCAATACCACGGAAGCAGGTATTTCGTACAATCCAGCAGATGATGATCGAGAAAAACTACCCAGTTCATTTCCGGGTAAATTGACCGCTCTCCTTTATAAAAGATTTGACACCTTTAATGGAGACAAGGCCAAAGGGCTTCACATCATCCCCTGTGAACTGATCGATAAAAATGGCGCCAAGCTAAAAGAGATCATCCTTCAATATGCAGCCCTATGGCAGCTACCCAATGGCTTTATCCAATGGATCAATGAGGCCAACACCTTCTCCAACACCCTAGTGGACCGTATCGTCCCTGGATTTCCAAAGGAGACCATTAAAGAAATTCAAGAAAACATTGGGTACGAAGATAATTTGGTGGTAAAAGCCGAACCTTTTCACCTGTGGGTGATCGAAGGACCAGATGCAGTCAAAGCAGAATTTCCTGCTGAGGAAGCTGGACTCGACGTGAAATTTGTCAAAGACCAATCCCCATACAGGACCAGAAAGGTAAGAATCCTCAATGGCGCCCATACTTCGTTGGTGCCCGTAGCTTACCTGCATGGGCTGAGAACAGTAAGGGAATCAGTAGAAGACCCAGTGATCGGGCCATTCCTGAACGAAACCATCCAAGGTGAAATCATCCCCACGCTGGACCTTCCCAAAGAAGAGCTGGAGCAGTTTGCCAATGACGTGATGGATCGGTTCAAGAACCCATTTGTAAAGCACCTTTTGAGTAGCATCGCCTTGAATTCCATCTCTAAGTTTAAGGTAAGGGTATTGCCTTCTCTTTTGGAATATGTGGACCGAAAAGGCCAGTTGCCACCCAATTTGGTCCGCTCGCTGGCTGCCCTGATGGTTTTCTATAAAGGAAGCTATAATGGCGAAGCCACCCCAGTACAGGATGATGAAGAAATCGTCAATTACTTCAAGACGATCTGGGAAAGTGATGATGTCGACCAAGTGGCAAACGAAGTCCTTAAAAACATCAATTTCTGGGATACCGACCTCACCAAAGTCGAAGGCCTCCAAGCTGCCATAGCGGAGCAGTTAAGCCAACTGGTGGACAAGGAAAAAGTATAA
- the uxaC gene encoding glucuronate isomerase, whose product MLDEVSNRLRKTKKTFLSEDFLLQSEFAQVLYHDYAKELPIIDYHCHLSPQDIAENRTFKNLTEIWLAGDHYKWRAMRTLGIDEKYITGKGSTDQEKFQKWAETVPYTLRNPLYHWTHLELKRYFGIDELLGPDTANDIYQKATDMLQQSSHNTRGLLGQMNVETVCSTDDPTDSLEYHVKAKKDGIQPNLFPAFRPDKAYAVENPADYMAYLEKLQEASGVTISKYGDLLAALENRIAFFHEHGGRLSDHGLEQLYFFKMGQHSAEDLFQKLSEQKPLTVEETQYFKFETLLHLSHMYHAKGWTQQYHLGALRNTNERMLSILGPDTGFDSIGDFSQAEAIAKFLNQLDSTDQLTKTILYNLNPRDNEVLATMIGNFNDGSIRGKVQFGSGWWFLDQKDGMEKQMNALSNMGLLSCFVGMLTDSRSFLSFPRHEYFRRTLCNLIGKDVENGELPADEKWLGKIVSDICYYNAKNYFEFEQ is encoded by the coding sequence ATGTTGGACGAAGTGAGCAATCGATTGCGCAAAACTAAAAAAACCTTCTTATCAGAAGATTTTCTATTGCAAAGTGAATTTGCACAGGTTCTTTACCATGACTATGCAAAAGAACTTCCTATCATAGACTACCACTGTCACCTGTCTCCACAGGACATCGCCGAAAACAGGACATTCAAAAACCTTACAGAGATCTGGCTCGCCGGAGACCATTACAAGTGGCGCGCCATGAGAACCTTGGGTATTGACGAAAAATACATTACAGGAAAAGGATCAACTGACCAGGAAAAATTCCAAAAGTGGGCCGAAACGGTTCCTTATACCTTGAGAAATCCACTTTACCACTGGACTCATTTAGAACTAAAACGCTATTTTGGTATCGATGAACTGCTGGGGCCGGATACGGCAAATGACATTTACCAAAAAGCAACGGACATGCTCCAACAATCCTCCCACAACACCAGAGGGCTTTTGGGCCAAATGAACGTCGAAACGGTTTGTTCTACAGATGATCCTACCGATAGCTTGGAATACCATGTGAAAGCAAAAAAAGATGGAATACAGCCAAACCTTTTTCCAGCCTTCAGACCGGACAAAGCCTATGCGGTGGAAAATCCAGCCGATTACATGGCCTATTTGGAAAAGCTCCAAGAAGCCAGCGGCGTGACCATCAGCAAATATGGAGACCTCTTGGCAGCATTGGAAAATCGGATTGCGTTCTTCCACGAACACGGCGGAAGGCTCTCCGACCACGGCCTAGAACAGCTTTACTTCTTCAAAATGGGCCAACACAGTGCTGAAGACCTCTTCCAAAAACTATCTGAGCAAAAACCATTAACCGTAGAAGAAACCCAGTATTTCAAGTTTGAGACTTTGCTGCACCTCAGCCACATGTACCACGCCAAAGGCTGGACACAACAGTATCACTTGGGAGCCCTTAGAAATACCAATGAACGGATGCTCAGCATCTTGGGACCCGATACAGGATTTGATTCCATTGGCGACTTCAGCCAAGCCGAAGCCATCGCCAAATTTCTCAACCAACTGGACAGCACGGACCAGCTGACCAAAACGATCCTTTATAACCTGAACCCGCGAGACAATGAAGTCCTTGCCACTATGATCGGCAACTTCAATGATGGCTCCATAAGGGGAAAAGTACAATTTGGCTCGGGCTGGTGGTTCTTGGACCAAAAGGACGGCATGGAAAAGCAAATGAATGCCCTATCCAATATGGGACTGCTGAGTTGCTTTGTAGGCATGCTTACTGACTCCAGAAGCTTCCTTTCCTTCCCCAGACACGAGTATTTCCGCAGGACACTTTGTAACTTGATCGGCAAAGATGTGGAAAACGGCGAATTGCCTGCTGATGAGAAATGGCTGGGTAAGATTGTCAGTGACATTTGCTATTACAATGCCAAAAATTATTTTGAATTTGAACAATAG
- a CDS encoding LacI family DNA-binding transcriptional regulator, with protein MNKRKKATIHDIASKLGITASTVSRALNNHPRISDATKKLVNKTAKDINYQPNNIAAALRNGRSRLIGIIVPTANRNFFSSVVRGIEEIANQLNYKVIISQSYENFEQEVQIVDTLLSARVDGIIMSIGKNTEDFEHLERIVEKSIPLVLFDRITDDVEVNQVVIDDYLGAYKTVEHLIENGYKKIAHFTNPRKINIYSERLRGYTDALRDNGIPFDKNLVIESNMQLEDGQKSVLKMLDERLEFDAIFSSSDYAAMGALQMLKEKEISVPEEVGLAGFGNEPFTSFTTPSLTTVDQVSIPMGNVAAELFFELLKADPKKYVPQKTVLKPDLIIRESSTRKVSQPIEK; from the coding sequence ATGAATAAGAGAAAGAAGGCAACGATTCATGATATAGCTTCTAAGTTAGGCATTACTGCCAGTACCGTTTCTCGTGCACTGAATAACCACCCGAGGATAAGTGATGCCACCAAAAAGCTGGTCAATAAAACTGCGAAGGATATTAATTATCAACCGAACAATATTGCCGCAGCCCTCAGAAATGGCAGAAGCAGGCTGATCGGGATAATCGTCCCCACAGCCAATAGGAATTTCTTCTCTTCAGTAGTCAGGGGCATTGAAGAAATAGCCAATCAGCTTAACTATAAAGTGATCATCAGCCAATCGTACGAAAACTTCGAGCAGGAAGTTCAGATTGTGGACACACTTCTCAGCGCCCGTGTAGATGGCATCATCATGTCGATCGGTAAAAACACGGAAGATTTCGAACACCTGGAGCGTATAGTAGAAAAAAGCATTCCTTTGGTATTGTTTGATAGAATCACTGACGATGTAGAAGTTAACCAAGTAGTCATTGATGATTATTTGGGAGCGTACAAAACCGTAGAACATCTCATCGAGAATGGCTACAAGAAAATTGCCCACTTCACCAACCCCCGAAAAATCAACATCTACAGTGAAAGGCTTAGAGGTTATACAGATGCCTTACGAGACAATGGTATTCCGTTTGACAAAAACCTGGTAATAGAAAGCAACATGCAATTGGAAGACGGGCAGAAGTCCGTACTGAAGATGCTCGACGAGCGGTTGGAGTTTGATGCAATTTTTTCTTCAAGTGACTATGCCGCGATGGGAGCTTTGCAAATGCTCAAAGAGAAGGAGATCAGCGTACCTGAAGAAGTTGGATTGGCTGGGTTTGGAAATGAACCTTTTACCTCCTTCACTACTCCTTCCCTCACCACCGTGGATCAGGTAAGTATTCCGATGGGAAATGTGGCGGCAGAATTGTTTTTCGAACTTCTCAAAGCCGATCCAAAGAAGTACGTTCCGCAAAAAACCGTGCTCAAGCCAGACCTGATCATTCGGGAATCCTCTACCCGGAAGGTAAGTCAACCTATAGAAAAATAA
- a CDS encoding pectinesterase family protein yields MSRNAIAYFKYPFVLFFVLVSSVLMAQQYDITVAKDGSGDFTTIQEAFNSIPDFRKSVTQIYLKPGKYKEKLTLPSTKTNVHLVGKDPSETIVTYDDYASKENKFGEEMGTTGSSSFFVFGDGFLARNITFENSSGPVGQAVAVRVDGDKVIFENCRFLGYQDTLYPHGKSSRQYYKNCYIEGTTDFIFGWSTAVFDECEIYSKDGGSYITAASTEKETLHGFVFIKCKLTGDAPEKSVYLGRPWRDYAQTVFISCEMGAHIKPEGWHNWGKPSAEENCFYAEFRSYGPGAAPDDRVMWSWQLTPDIGKAYTVANVLGGEDNWNPTAFTSE; encoded by the coding sequence ATGTCAAGAAATGCAATAGCCTACTTTAAGTACCCTTTCGTCCTGTTCTTTGTTTTGGTGTCTTCAGTGCTTATGGCACAGCAGTACGACATTACCGTAGCCAAGGATGGTTCGGGCGATTTTACCACGATCCAAGAAGCATTTAACAGCATTCCAGATTTCAGGAAATCTGTGACCCAAATTTACCTAAAACCAGGTAAATACAAAGAAAAGTTGACCTTGCCATCTACTAAGACAAATGTGCATTTGGTCGGCAAAGATCCCTCGGAAACCATTGTTACGTACGATGATTATGCCTCCAAGGAAAATAAATTCGGTGAGGAAATGGGCACTACTGGCTCCAGTTCTTTTTTTGTGTTTGGGGATGGTTTTTTGGCCAGAAACATTACTTTCGAAAATTCTTCTGGTCCTGTAGGTCAGGCGGTGGCAGTGAGGGTTGATGGTGATAAGGTGATTTTTGAAAACTGTCGGTTTTTGGGGTATCAGGATACGCTCTACCCCCATGGAAAAAGCAGTAGGCAGTATTATAAAAATTGCTATATCGAAGGCACAACGGACTTTATTTTCGGCTGGTCCACGGCGGTGTTTGACGAGTGCGAAATATACTCTAAGGACGGAGGAAGTTATATTACCGCAGCCTCTACAGAAAAGGAAACCCTGCATGGATTTGTATTCATCAAATGCAAACTGACCGGTGATGCTCCTGAGAAAAGTGTCTATCTCGGAAGGCCATGGCGGGATTATGCCCAGACGGTATTTATCAGCTGTGAAATGGGAGCACACATAAAACCAGAAGGATGGCACAATTGGGGAAAGCCCTCTGCTGAAGAAAATTGTTTCTATGCAGAGTTCCGCTCATATGGCCCTGGTGCTGCCCCGGATGACAGGGTCATGTGGTCTTGGCAGCTTACTCCAGATATTGGAAAAGCCTATACTGTAGCCAATGTACTGGGAGGCGAAGACAATTGGAATCCAACAGCATTTACTTCAGAATGA
- a CDS encoding glycoside hydrolase family 43 protein, which yields MKLLRPLLAGLAFGMGTTVPVVAQDNSPSSVWVADQGDGTYINPIIHADYSDPDLCRVGDDFYMTASSFNVAPGLPILHSKDLVNWELVGHALDRQVPLDHFSSPQHGDGVWAPAIRYHEGEYYIYWGDPDFGIYMVKTDDPTGEWEDPVLVEAGKGLIDPCPLWDEDGKAYLSHAFAGSRAGIKSILVVKPLSADGTTTTGTGKIVFDGHEDQPTVEGTKFYKRNDYYYIFAPAGGVSTGWQLILRSKNPYGPYEEHISLEQGATDINGPHQGGWVSLESGEDWFVHFQDKEAYGRIVHMQPMTWENDWPTMGKDEDGDGTGEPVMRYKKPDVGKTYPVATVDDSDEFDGNEIGVQWQWHANPKATWAFANPSKGMLRLYTDQLPEDAENLWAASNLLLQKFPADEFTTTTELTFYPNEKLENEKVGFIVMGMSYAYLAVESAEDGIYLKYVECDDAEHGQPETETVITKLTDNTVQLRVTVEEGGVCQFAYSEDGKRFTSIDDSFTAVPGKWIGAKVGLFAVREDKINDSGYADVDWFRFTK from the coding sequence ATGAAACTATTAAGACCATTATTGGCCGGATTAGCTTTCGGCATGGGAACGACTGTGCCGGTAGTTGCCCAAGATAACAGTCCCTCATCCGTTTGGGTAGCAGACCAAGGAGATGGTACTTATATCAATCCCATCATTCATGCAGATTATTCGGATCCGGACCTCTGTCGGGTCGGCGATGATTTTTATATGACCGCTTCGAGTTTTAATGTGGCTCCGGGGCTGCCGATTCTGCATTCCAAGGATTTGGTGAATTGGGAGCTTGTGGGGCATGCACTGGACAGGCAGGTGCCCTTGGACCACTTTAGCAGCCCGCAGCATGGCGATGGTGTTTGGGCACCGGCAATCCGGTACCATGAGGGGGAATACTACATTTATTGGGGCGATCCTGATTTTGGTATCTATATGGTGAAAACCGATGACCCTACAGGTGAGTGGGAAGACCCTGTACTAGTGGAAGCCGGTAAAGGATTGATCGACCCTTGTCCCCTTTGGGACGAGGATGGCAAGGCCTACTTGTCGCACGCTTTTGCGGGAAGCCGTGCCGGGATCAAGAGTATCTTGGTCGTAAAACCGCTGAGTGCTGACGGTACTACCACCACCGGAACAGGTAAAATTGTCTTCGATGGCCATGAGGACCAGCCAACGGTTGAGGGCACGAAGTTTTATAAACGAAACGACTACTATTACATTTTTGCCCCGGCAGGCGGGGTATCCACGGGCTGGCAATTGATTCTCCGTTCCAAAAATCCCTATGGGCCTTATGAAGAGCATATCTCATTGGAACAAGGCGCTACGGATATCAATGGTCCCCACCAAGGTGGTTGGGTCAGCCTCGAAAGTGGTGAGGATTGGTTTGTACACTTCCAGGACAAGGAAGCTTATGGCCGTATCGTGCACATGCAGCCAATGACCTGGGAAAATGACTGGCCCACCATGGGGAAAGACGAAGATGGGGATGGTACCGGAGAACCAGTGATGCGCTATAAGAAACCCGATGTAGGCAAGACTTATCCAGTGGCCACCGTGGATGATTCGGATGAATTTGACGGGAACGAAATCGGTGTTCAGTGGCAGTGGCATGCAAATCCAAAAGCTACCTGGGCGTTTGCCAATCCGTCGAAAGGGATGCTCCGGCTGTACACAGACCAGCTTCCTGAAGATGCCGAAAACCTGTGGGCAGCATCAAACTTACTTTTGCAGAAGTTTCCTGCCGACGAATTCACCACTACCACCGAATTGACCTTTTACCCTAACGAAAAGTTGGAAAATGAAAAGGTAGGGTTTATAGTGATGGGGATGAGCTATGCCTATCTGGCGGTGGAAAGTGCGGAAGACGGGATCTATCTAAAATATGTGGAGTGCGATGATGCAGAGCATGGGCAGCCGGAGACGGAAACGGTGATCACAAAACTGACGGACAATACGGTACAATTACGGGTGACCGTGGAAGAAGGAGGGGTCTGCCAGTTTGCCTATAGCGAAGATGGCAAGCGGTTTACATCCATCGATGACAGTTTTACGGCGGTACCTGGAAAATGGATCGGTGCTAAAGTAGGCTTGTTTGCAGTACGTGAGGACAAGATCAACGATTCCGGCTATGCAGATGTGGACTGGTTCAGGTTTACGAAGTGA
- a CDS encoding glycoside hydrolase family 28 protein: MKKPFKNIFLIVVLTVFAGWTKARQIVPVSADIYEGVEINMPKVQLPSFPDRTVNITDFGAKGDGIVKNTDAFAKAIDEIAQAGGGKVVVPRGIWLTGPITLKSNTNLHLEDGALVLFSRDFDDYPLINTSFEGLNTVRCTSPINALEAENIAITGAGVIDGNGNAWRPVKKGKMTAGQWDKLVKSGGVLSDDEKMWFPTVKSKKGYTSSSNFNVPDLISDDELASVKDFLRPVMVSLVKCNKVLLDGPTFQNSPAWNIHPLMSENVIIRNLNVRNPWYSQNGDGLDLESCKNALIYNNTFDVGDDAICFKSGKNKDGRDRGMPTENVIVKNNTVYHAHGGFVVGSEMSGGVKNVHVSHCTFIGTDVGLRFKSTRGRGGVVENIHISDIDMINIPTDAIRFNMFYGGNSPVLEEDQDAEDEARDETIVPVTEETPVFRDIFMKNITVIGSNTAAFFMGLPEKSLENVRLENAILEAEKGITVIDTDGLVLENVEVKAAHTSALTIYNSKNVQVAGFSFSENGKSPVRVLGELSSSIQLNKADFSNAKDQVSTGKGLPANALKLK; encoded by the coding sequence ATGAAAAAACCGTTTAAAAATATATTTCTTATCGTGGTTCTGACAGTATTTGCTGGATGGACGAAGGCCAGGCAAATAGTACCGGTTTCGGCAGATATCTATGAAGGAGTGGAAATAAACATGCCTAAAGTGCAGCTTCCATCGTTTCCAGACCGAACAGTTAATATCACGGATTTTGGAGCGAAGGGAGATGGTATAGTGAAAAATACCGATGCTTTTGCCAAGGCCATCGACGAAATAGCACAGGCTGGTGGCGGAAAGGTAGTCGTTCCCAGAGGGATTTGGCTTACTGGTCCCATCACCCTTAAGAGTAACACCAATCTGCACCTTGAAGATGGAGCATTGGTGCTCTTCAGTAGGGATTTTGATGATTATCCACTGATCAATACCAGCTTTGAAGGATTGAACACTGTTCGGTGTACTTCACCTATCAATGCCCTTGAAGCAGAAAATATCGCGATTACCGGTGCAGGGGTAATCGATGGAAATGGTAATGCTTGGCGGCCTGTGAAAAAAGGCAAAATGACTGCCGGTCAGTGGGACAAGCTAGTGAAGTCCGGAGGAGTACTATCCGATGATGAAAAGATGTGGTTTCCGACTGTCAAGTCAAAAAAAGGCTACACCAGCAGCAGTAATTTTAATGTCCCTGATTTGATCAGTGATGACGAGCTGGCCTCTGTGAAGGACTTTTTACGTCCAGTTATGGTAAGTTTGGTAAAGTGCAATAAAGTCCTTTTGGACGGCCCGACATTCCAAAATTCACCTGCTTGGAATATTCATCCTTTGATGAGTGAAAATGTGATTATTCGTAACCTTAATGTCCGTAATCCTTGGTACAGCCAAAACGGTGATGGATTGGACCTTGAATCCTGTAAAAACGCCTTAATTTATAATAATACCTTTGATGTGGGAGATGATGCCATCTGCTTTAAATCCGGTAAAAACAAAGACGGGCGGGACAGAGGAATGCCCACGGAAAATGTTATTGTGAAAAACAATACCGTTTACCATGCCCATGGAGGCTTTGTGGTAGGCAGCGAGATGTCTGGTGGTGTGAAAAACGTTCATGTTTCCCATTGTACCTTTATCGGCACAGACGTGGGGCTGAGGTTCAAAAGTACCCGTGGAAGGGGAGGAGTAGTGGAAAATATCCATATTTCTGATATTGATATGATCAATATCCCTACCGACGCGATCCGCTTTAACATGTTTTATGGAGGCAACTCACCTGTCCTAGAGGAAGACCAAGATGCAGAAGATGAAGCTAGGGATGAAACGATCGTACCCGTAACGGAAGAAACACCGGTCTTTAGGGACATTTTCATGAAAAATATTACCGTGATAGGTTCTAATACTGCCGCGTTTTTTATGGGACTGCCTGAGAAAAGCTTGGAGAATGTCCGTCTTGAAAATGCCATATTGGAAGCCGAAAAGGGTATTACAGTGATTGATACCGATGGTTTGGTGCTTGAGAATGTGGAAGTAAAAGCTGCGCATACCTCTGCTCTGACCATTTACAACAGCAAGAATGTTCAAGTTGCCGGATTTTCCTTTTCCGAGAATGGTAAAAGCCCCGTTCGTGTATTAGGGGAGCTGTCCTCATCCATACAACTAAACAAAGCTGATTTTTCAAATGCTAAAGATCAGGTGTCCACAGGGAAAGGATTACCTGCCAATGCACTAAAACTAAAATAA
- a CDS encoding rhamnogalacturonan acetylesterase: protein MKKLGLIIPLILSVGFLLSFIPKDDEITIFMIGDSTMANKPYAGSNPEKGWGQVFGLYFKEGVRVDNHALNGRSTKSFRDEGHWEKVYKAIEPGDYVIIEFGHNDQKSKSPERYAAPDTDYRDNLIRYIKETYEKGGKPVLATPISRRSYENGTLVDTHGRYSEVVREVAEEYSIPLFDLHKKTVEVIEQFGEEKSKELFLHYKPGDYERFKKGQEDNTHLSPTGAFKVCDLAVAELKRELPELVMFLKD from the coding sequence ATGAAAAAACTCGGATTGATCATTCCCTTGATCCTAAGTGTAGGTTTTCTGCTTTCATTCATTCCAAAAGATGATGAAATCACGATTTTCATGATTGGCGATAGCACCATGGCCAATAAGCCATATGCCGGTAGTAATCCAGAAAAGGGTTGGGGGCAGGTTTTTGGTTTGTATTTTAAGGAAGGTGTGCGTGTGGATAATCATGCCCTTAATGGAAGAAGCACCAAGAGTTTTCGTGACGAGGGACATTGGGAAAAGGTCTATAAAGCAATTGAACCTGGTGACTATGTCATTATAGAATTTGGTCATAATGACCAAAAATCCAAGTCTCCTGAACGTTATGCCGCCCCAGATACAGATTATAGGGATAATTTGATCCGATATATTAAAGAAACCTATGAAAAAGGCGGTAAACCTGTATTGGCCACACCAATCTCCAGAAGGAGCTATGAAAACGGGACTTTAGTGGATACCCATGGTCGATACTCCGAAGTGGTAAGAGAAGTGGCAGAAGAATACAGTATTCCACTTTTTGATTTGCATAAAAAGACCGTTGAAGTGATCGAGCAGTTTGGGGAAGAAAAATCAAAGGAATTATTCCTGCATTATAAGCCGGGTGATTATGAGCGGTTCAAAAAGGGACAAGAAGATAATACCCACCTTAGCCCAACGGGAGCGTTCAAGGTATGTGACCTTGCAGTAGCTGAACTAAAAAGGGAGCTGCCCGAATTGGTGATGTTTCTGAAGGATTAG
- a CDS encoding pectinesterase family protein gives MMFNLKSVWVICCLCWIASSVPAQHVNSYPKDGKVRDLKGKVQEDIVVAKDGTGDFLYIADALEAIRVYLPKPITVYIKEGVYKEKLEIPGTITNVTFKGDGPDKTIITYDDHTGKDYMDTFDSYTMLVWGNSLTFKDLTIQNTAGSVGQAVALHAEGDRLVFENCHFKGDQDTMFASGENSRQYYKDCYIEGTTDFIFGSATALFEDCEIHSKSNSYITAASTPEWVKYGYVFKDCKLTAAGEVNRVYLGRPWRDFAKTVFINCEMGAHIVPEGWHNWGSKQKEQTTFYGEYGSTGLGGDDSGRVSWAHQLTGEEEKLYTKANIFAGNTAQKSAYDFPWYGYEIDSSFNLEDSYYKYKKDFPGIEPVYNTPIEGVSDNTIAYKDLGYRSLKMDVFFPEGNRTKKLPTILLVHGGGWRSGDRSLQAPMAKALAKRGYVTAVMDYRLSLEAPYPAGVHDVKDAIKWMKAHAENYGLDTNRVAIMGGSAGGQLAALVAMTNGRQEYESPSSDQEASASVHALIDMDGVLAFHHPESSEGAVAAQWLGGTYEEVPEIWDEASALHQVGDGGVPSLFINSQYPRFHAGQDDMIKKLDEFGVYAEVHGFEACPHPFWLFRPWFGDTINYVDSFLQKVW, from the coding sequence ATGATGTTCAATTTAAAATCGGTTTGGGTTATATGTTGTTTGTGTTGGATCGCCTCTTCTGTACCGGCCCAGCACGTCAACTCGTATCCCAAAGATGGTAAAGTACGTGACCTCAAGGGGAAAGTCCAAGAGGACATTGTGGTCGCTAAGGACGGTACTGGTGATTTTTTGTATATCGCTGATGCACTGGAAGCCATTAGGGTTTACTTGCCTAAACCCATTACCGTTTACATCAAAGAGGGTGTTTATAAGGAAAAACTGGAAATTCCCGGTACCATTACCAATGTGACCTTCAAAGGGGATGGCCCTGACAAAACCATCATTACCTATGATGACCATACCGGAAAGGATTATATGGATACCTTTGATAGCTATACCATGCTGGTGTGGGGCAATAGTTTGACCTTTAAGGACCTGACCATTCAGAATACCGCCGGGTCAGTGGGCCAAGCCGTAGCCTTGCATGCTGAGGGGGATCGATTGGTATTTGAGAATTGTCACTTCAAGGGAGACCAGGACACGATGTTTGCCTCAGGAGAAAATAGTCGTCAATACTATAAAGATTGCTATATCGAGGGGACCACGGATTTTATTTTTGGTTCGGCCACCGCATTATTTGAGGACTGCGAGATCCATAGCAAGTCCAATTCATACATTACGGCAGCCTCTACTCCGGAATGGGTCAAGTACGGGTATGTATTTAAGGACTGTAAGCTTACTGCTGCAGGAGAGGTGAATAGAGTGTATTTGGGGAGGCCTTGGCGGGATTTTGCCAAGACGGTATTTATCAATTGCGAAATGGGAGCGCATATTGTGCCTGAAGGATGGCACAATTGGGGAAGCAAACAGAAAGAGCAAACGACCTTTTATGGAGAATACGGCTCCACAGGTCTAGGAGGAGACGATTCAGGACGGGTGAGTTGGGCACATCAGCTTACGGGTGAAGAAGAAAAATTATATACCAAAGCGAATATTTTTGCTGGAAATACTGCTCAAAAAAGTGCTTATGACTTTCCTTGGTACGGTTATGAAATAGACAGTTCCTTTAATCTGGAAGATAGCTATTATAAATACAAAAAGGATTTTCCTGGAATCGAGCCAGTTTATAATACTCCAATAGAAGGAGTCTCTGATAACACGATCGCCTATAAGGATTTGGGATACAGGAGCCTGAAAATGGATGTTTTTTTTCCAGAAGGAAACCGGACCAAAAAGCTTCCCACTATCCTACTGGTGCACGGAGGCGGTTGGCGGTCGGGAGACCGTTCTCTTCAAGCCCCCATGGCCAAGGCTTTGGCCAAAAGAGGTTATGTGACAGCCGTGATGGATTATCGTTTGTCCCTGGAGGCTCCCTATCCTGCTGGAGTGCATGACGTTAAGGACGCCATTAAATGGATGAAGGCCCATGCTGAAAATTATGGTTTGGACACCAATAGAGTGGCCATAATGGGTGGATCCGCAGGAGGGCAGCTTGCCGCCTTGGTCGCCATGACCAATGGAAGACAGGAATATGAATCTCCTTCTTCTGACCAAGAGGCTTCTGCTAGCGTACATGCGCTGATCGATATGGATGGTGTCTTGGCATTTCACCATCCCGAATCTTCCGAAGGGGCTGTGGCCGCTCAGTGGTTGGGCGGGACATATGAAGAAGTCCCTGAAATTTGGGATGAAGCATCAGCCTTGCACCAAGTAGGAGATGGGGGCGTTCCTTCATTATTTATTAATAGCCAGTATCCCCGTTTTCATGCCGGTCAGGATGATATGATAAAAAAGCTGGACGAATTTGGGGTATATGCTGAAGTCCATGGATTCGAAGCTTGTCCCCATCCGTTTTGGTTGTTTAGGCCTTGGTTTGGTGATACGATAAATTATGTGGATTCCTTTTTACAGAAAGTTTGGTAA